TGGACTTCTGTGTGACTGAAACGATTTTAAAAACGTTAAACACCAGCTACACTTTATACAGATAAgagtttgaataaataaatctaagatataatgtttattgtaaatgttacacagcgctgttgaattctcgaTTCTAATTGGTCAGGAGGTTTTGCTCATTTTTCTATAGTGTCAGATCTCCAAGCACTCTGTGGACCTGGCAGAGATGGTGGTTGAGGCAGAGATCTTCCCTGCTGTACTGGCCTGCCTTAAAGTCCCAGATGAGTGTGTGAAGCAGAACGACAGCACGCTGAAACGAGAGATCACAAAACACACCCCTGAGGTACCTAACATGGCTACTAAAGCATTTTCAAGCAGAAAAGATTAAGAGCAACTGGAGAGCACATGTGCATTAACACCTTcattattttatccatttttccCACACAGCAATCCAACATTTGACTTGTGAGATGCTTCTTAGCTCAtggctgtatgtgtgtatgtgtttcccTCCAGTTATCCCAAACGATCGTGAAGGCTGGAGGTGTAGCAGCTGTGAATAATTTTCTGTGGGACTCTAGAAGAAACAAGCAATTGCCTGGTATCATGATGCTCGGCTACATGGCTGCACAATTAGCGAACCTCGCCATGGCTGTTATTGTATCTAAGGTCTGCTACTATAAGCTCTATTTTAGGGTCCATGAGATTCTGAGGCTGACACATGAGTAGATACAGGGCACTTTGTTAGATATGCATGTGTGCAGGAGATGGAGTAATCTGAGAATGTGTGCGTCGCTTTGAAATGTTATTTTGACCACATAACTATTTTTAGTCAAAATATTTAGTTAATCAGTCCATTTAAGGTCATAGTTTagaatattttatcatttaacaCTGGAGTTTTtctcctcatttcatttctcatCTGAAGGCTGCAACAGCCTGGACACTAGGACAGATcaaccatcacacaccaaaGCATGCAAGAGCTCTGGCCATGTCTGATGTGCTTCCCAAACTACTATGTCAACGCCTGCAAGTCAAGGtgcaaacattttcaaaaaatggCAAAATGACTTAATTGAAGGAATTGAACTGATACTTTGCAAACTCTTACTGAATTAGGTCCTAAAAAATATAGGGCCCTGGGTACATATAGCCACATATAGCCACTTTAGTCCTATGAATTTATGGCCCTTGGAAAAGTACACAGTGCCAGTGGAATATAGACCCACATGGTTGTAGGGTTTACATACAATAAAGTCCTGGAAAGTAGAGCCCTTAAAATATAGGCACTAAAAACATAAGGAAACCCTGTATTCAGTATAGAATAGGTTAGATAGACCCTAGGAATATAGGGAACttggtacagtatatagtacCTAGGAATATAGGGAACTTGGTATACAGTACCTAGGAATATACAACGTTGGCTACATAATACCCAAGCCAAAGACAAACAAATGTATAGATTTTGGTTATACAACAAGCGTGATCTCTCTCGATACAGGTGAAGAAGGCTTTAAAGAGCGTTCTTCAGAAGTGCACTTACCTTCCGGCACTGGAACCACTGCTCTATGAAGCTGCCAAGAATGTTCTCAAACACATCATGTGCCAGTTCAGCAAGGTCAACTGCAGGTTCTTCATTACACACATAGCATTTCCTGTTTAAGGCAGGCTGTGGAAGGAAATCATCGGCCCTGTTTGTTTCATGTCCTGTAGGTTCTTTCACATGACAGTAAAGCTCGGAGGTTGTTTGTAACTAGCGGAGGACTGAAGAAGGTGCAGGAAATAAAAGCTGAGCCCGGCTCTGCTCTGCTGGTGTACATCAATGCCATTAACGCCTGCTTCCCTAAAAAGATGTTTAACTGTTCTGAACATCCGTGCCTCGCTGTGTTACTTTCGGCCGTGGTGCTGGGTTGGCGCATTAGGAGCCGCCGCGCCTTGAGGGGGAAGTGCTGTCATGGATGGATTAGACTGTTCCCTGTTCCGGCAGGCTTTGATTTGTCTTGTGTTTCTATGGTTGTCTTCCTTATATATACCTGTTGTcttatgtctgtttttttatgtcCAAAACAAGtccttgtttgtgtttctgtttttctgggttttcatgttttcttattttagaTGCCTAGTCTTCTTCCCCAGTGTTTTTTCAATGTGTTTGTAGTTGATGTTTTGTCTAATAAaacctatttttatttaattcctgcatttgggtctggatttTACCTGTAATGACATCCTGTTTCCTGACACTGATACCTGAATGATTAAAAGTACTTACAAAGTTGGCACCTAGGATGGCATCAGGATGAGGAAATGAGTTTATGGTGAACTTTTTCTTTGTATCTGttgtttgttaattgtttacTGTACCTTCAgtgttttatgttaaaaaaaactttagctGGGATTTCAGACAGCATGGTAATTAGACATTTCTTCTGGGTTTtgcctttaaaaaataaatgatttaaacatCAGAGTATGTTGTGATGTATTAGTTGTGACTAAtgttatgaaaaataaaatttaaaataacatttaaataataataataaatagtgaaGAACAGAAATAGTAATAACAGTATTCAGTGCaaaaatacaattaatacaGCTGTAAAAATTGTGGGGccaaaatttaaatatatagtatatgtaaGGTGATTTTCTCAGCTTTTCCAATCCCTGTTGAGTATTTTATGTTACATGTTTTTTAATGGACAGTGCAGAACTACAACAATTTAGCTGGGTTAAGTGGAATAATAACTGAATGTTTCATGAAGGTGGTCACAAAATAATAAGGAACCTATAAGGCTAATAAGGCTAAACCCCACAGGGGCTAATTATACAGGTGTAAACTGTAACCGTGTAACTGCTGTATTGTGCTTGTTTCAAGCAGATCCATAATTAATGAATACATTCTTTGTGGTGTTATAAAGATAATATTGAAAAACAGGCTGAATTCTGTATATTATGGTCAGGGCTTCAAATACTGTTATTGTATTGTTTGCTCCTTATTGGATCAGTTAGATCCAATTAGTTAGATTCCAACCAGTccggctttaaagcagctcattctaCAGAGACAGCACTTTTgcatgtctctgagaaactacatgctgctagatcagccaaactgtcatccatcctcatcctccttgacctttcagcagcgtttgttacggtcaaccacaagattcTTCAGGAGTcagcatgggaatggtttgcttcctaccttgaaggacgctcatatcaggtaatatggaggggagtgacaacTGCTCCACAGAGACTCTttactggtgtcccacagggctcagtacttggtcctcttcttttctccctgtatactcactctcttggtgaagttatttcctcacatggatTCTCTTACTGGTGATATACAACTTATCTTCcttttcccaccctcagataccacaacTTCTGATCGGATATCAGCATGTCTGgtagaaatatcatcatggatgacggctcatcagttaaagctcaatcctagcaaaactaaACTGCTGAGCCtctcaggtgattcatccccaggtcatgctCTTGCAATATCCCTCCATAACAATCTGATcgccccttcagtcacagctcacaaccttggggtaaccatggacaatcaactgtccttatcctctcatgttgctaatgtgacactcTCATGTcagttccttctctacaacattagatggattctgccatttttgtccacagaGACTGCTCAgatacttgttcagtctcttgtcatttcaagactggattactgtaacgcattgctggcaggtctacctatgaatgcaattcatcctctgcaaatgatccaaaatgcagatgcatggcttgttttcaatCTGCCTAGGTTCtggcataccaccccgctgctgcgatcccttcactggcttccggtagctgcactcATCAGATACAAAACTTGccaacaaagccaaaaatggaccagctccctcttatctcaaagcccttatcactcctcacactgcacctcacaccctcagatctaaaAGTACTGCTCCCCTGGTTCCAccgtctctcagggtaagaagtaagtatactacaagacttttctgttctggtgacaaggtggtggaatgaactttccctaggggtccggacagctgagtcactggctgttttcaaacgacggttgaagacctactgtacttattcatgaaacatatcaactagcacttccttccctgtttgttttatgtatgtataataataataataaaaactattaacagtgttttagactcatggtatcttaagtatgtaacctagtgaaccagagttaatgtatccgatgatagagacttaagcacttttgtacgtcgcactgcataagggcgtctgccaaatgaagCAAATGTAGAGtcatgaatcatgaatcatgtGTGTTTTGAGATGCTTCTCAGTTCACCATAGCGAGATTATTTGGTGTATTTTTAGATCTGtttaccattctgtgtaaaactgtgtgAAAATATCAGATCAGCAGCTACATGCTTACATTGCCACCTTGTGGAACCATATGGAATTGCTATTTATTAGCGATAAAACATGCACGTTTATATCCAAATAGTATACAAACATTAGTTTTCTTTCACTTGTAATATATGTAACAGTCCCAATTGTATATTTGCCACTTTATTTGCACATCCTGCATTAGTGTACAATTcatgtttctatttttgtttacatccaattgcttggtttttttttttgtaaatcttgatgcttatatacataaatgtttttataacctttgtttcttatatttatcCTTTTTCTCTATTATTACTATGCACCAACACGCCAAGACAAATTCCTGTACATGTAGACACTTACAGTACCAGGCAATAAAccagattctgattctgattcggaTTCGGATTTTCGTTCCCCACATAGTGGAGAATTCACCCCAAACCGAGAGAACGCTAGATCATGCCAACACGACGCTTAAAACAATAGAGAGCGAGTGAATTTATATTACGCgtaattttcttatttctttaagAGAGTCACTCTGGTctaagtttttattattattattattattattattattattattattattattattattattagtagtagtagtagtagtagtagtagtagtagtagtagtagtattgtgcGATTGAAACTATGAGCCAGAAGCATGTTTTACAGGGTGAGAAAATATTTTAGAgctttaaatgtaaagattttCACTATTTAGGCATTAGGGCTATTTAGGTTTTATAATTTTCAtaatctttgtaaaaaaaattgtaaagaatgattgtacattattattattattattattattattattattattattattattattattgttgttgttgttgttgttgttgttgttgttgttgttgttgtcattattattattattattgttgttgttgttgttattattattattattattattattattattattattattattattattattattattattattaaaaatagccTAAATTGTAACATTTGATATGTTTTAGTTTTTGAGCAGTACCAGAAAGAAAGGATGAATTTTGTGCAAACAGCTGCAGAGCTTGCAACAAGACCTCAAAATATTGAAACACTTCAAAATGCAGGTAAGTGATCTTGTTaatgttttgcatgttttgCAGAATTG
This genomic stretch from Tachysurus fulvidraco isolate hzauxx_2018 chromosome 25, HZAU_PFXX_2.0, whole genome shotgun sequence harbors:
- the LOC113660972 gene encoding sperm-associated antigen 6-like translates to MPTKRLKNKARGNFAFFSFYLFKRISLVCFCLLFFYCGIETLSQKHVLQVFEQYQKERKKFGQTVAELATRPQNIETLQNADVMLILRPLLLDVFPTALQPAALVLGKLASYNNDLAEAVLRGEILHQLIYFLAKKKRFYKKAVAFVLCTVAKHSPELTQAVVDCGGLEALVISLEVFHPKVKDAAAWALGNITCHNGSLAQAVVDAGAVPLLVLCMQEPEIALKRIFASTLSDISRHSPELAQTVVDTGAIAHLAQMSLHPDAKLKCQISKHSVDLAEMVVEAEIFPAVLACLKVPDECVKQNDSTLKREITKHTPELSQTIVKAGGVAAVNNFLWDSRRNKQLPGIMMLGYMAAQLANLAMAVIVSKAATAWTLGQINHHTPKHARALAMSDVLPKLLCQRLQVKVKKALKSVLQKCTYLPALEPLLYEAAKNVLKHIMCQFSKVLSHDSKARRLFVTSGGLKKVQEIKAEPGSALLVYINAINACFPKKMFNCSEHPCLAVLLSAVVLGWRIRSRRALRGKCCHGWIRLFPVPAGFDLSCVSMVVFLIYTCCLMSVFLCPKQVLVCVSVFLGFHVFLF